AATAACCCTTCATTTTTTGCAAGTCCGGTATCATTTTAACTACCAGTAAACAAGCCAGGGCGCCGGCAGGTTCAGTAATTAAATTTAACATCGGGATTGGAGACTTGGAAAAAATCATGCAAACTGCACCGGCCACAAAGCCAATACCTAAGGTGCCACCAATTCCTGGCCTTAGCAAAACTATCGCTAAACAATACATGGCAATTATAAAGTTAGGAGTAATACCCAAAATATTAGGTGAAAACATTCTTAACACTGCACCAATAGCAATTAGAATTGCTACTACGGCTATTGACTTACTACGGCTGACAGGGGCTGCATCGATAAAACCGGTTTCAGCCGCGGCATTTTGTTTTAAGTTACTCATTTACTCATCTCTCCTCTTCTAATCTAATCTTTCATTAACCAATTAAACTAAGGATATACTCGGCCTCTTACTTTGGACGGGTGCTCCTTGATTTATGATAGCCCTTCTTTGCTGCCGAAAACACTGCTCCAAACCAAAAAACCAGGCATACTGTGCCTGGTTAAAATCACATAGCAACCAATGCTAATC
This window of the Desulfofalx alkaliphila DSM 12257 genome carries:
- a CDS encoding tryptophan transporter — protein: MSNLKQNAAAETGFIDAAPVSRSKSIAVVAILIAIGAVLRMFSPNILGITPNFIIAMYCLAIVLLRPGIGGTLGIGFVAGAVCMIFSKSPIPMLNLITEPAGALACLLVVKMIPDLQKMKGYSFKPIVATLIGTLVSGAIYVVLNFHFALKMPMAAMQAAFVGVVVPMMFINAVMAQALYAPAKKFLRL